TCGCGAACCGCTCTCGATCATCTCGCTTGTCTTTGTCGCGTTTTACATGTTCTGGCAGGGCGCGCTTGTCGTTTTCGTCCTGTTTCCGCTCGTCGTCTGGCCGATCGCCGCGTTCGGCAAGCGCACGCGCAAGTGGGTGCGCCGCGGGCAGGAACGCATGGGCGAGATGAACTCGATCCTCAAGGAAAATTTCAGCGGCGTGCGGGTCATCAAGGCGTTCGGCATGGAGGAGTACGAGATCCGGCGCTTCGAGCGCGAGAACGAGCGCGTGCTGACCGCGAACATGAAGACGATGATCTTCGACGAGGCGTCGAACCCGACCATCGAGGCGCTCGGCGCGTTCGGCGCGGCGGGGGTGTTGTTCGTGGGCGGATACCTCGTCATTCACGGGTCGATGTCCGTCGGCGAGTTGATGTCGTTTCTCGCTTCCCTCGGCCTCGCTTACGAGCCGCTGAAAAAAATCAACAAGATGTACCTGAACTTCCAGGCGGCCCTGGCCGCCGCCGCGCGCGTCTTCGAGGTCATCGACCGCACGCCCACCATCGTCGACCGCCCCGGAGCCGTGGAGATCGACGACGTGCGCGAAGGTGTGCGCTTCGAGGGCGTGCGGTTCCGATATCGTGAGGAAGGCCCCGACGTCCTGTGCGGCATCGACCTCGACGTGCCGGTCGGCCAGATGATCGCGCTCGTCGGTTCGTCGGGATCGGGCAAGACCACCTTCGTCAACCTGCTGCCGCGATTCTGGGAGCCGACGGGCGGGCGGATCGTGATCGACGGGCGCGACATCGCGGACGTGACGCTGGTATCGCTGCGAAAGCAGATCGGCATGGTCACGCAGGAGACGTTCCTGTTCGCCGATTCGGTGAAAGCGAATATCGCTTACGGGCATGAGGACCTCGACATGGACCGCGTGATTGACGCGGCGAAAGCCGCGTTTGCGCACGATTTCATCACGCAGGCGCCGCAGGGGTATGACTCGCCGATCGGCGAACTCGGCGTCAAGCTCTCGGGCGGCCAGCGGCAGCGTCTCGCCATCGCCCGCGCGATCTACAAAAACGCACCCGTCCTGATTCTCGACGAGGCGACCAGCTCGCTCGACACCGAAAGCGAACGCGAGGTGCAGGCGGCGCTCGAGCGTCTGCTCGTGGGGCGCACCTCCTTCGTCATCGCGCACCGGCTTTCGACCATCCAGCGCGCCGACCGGATCCTCGTTCTATCCAGCGGACGCATCGTCGAGGACGGCCGACATCAGGATCTGCTCACGGCGGGCGGCGAATACGCGCGCCTTTATCACCTGCAATTCGAAGATCGATCCGGAAACGGCGAATGACGCGGCCGGGGCGCACACTCGCGCTCACCCTCGGCGCGCTCACCATCGTTCGCCTCGCGCTCATCGGACGTACCGATCTGATTCCCGACGAGGCGTACTACGCGATCTGGGCCGACCGGCTCGCGGCCGGGTACTGGGACCAACCGGGCGGCATCGCGTGGTGGAACGCGCTCGTCATGGAGTTGCTGGGGCGCGGGGCGACATCGCTGCGCATCGGCGCGGTGGTGCTGTCGGTCGTCACGTCGGTCTTCGTTTATGACCTCGGCCGCGTCACGCTCGGCGATGCAAAACGCGCGATGCTCGGCGTCCTCCTGCTGCAGGCGTTGCCGCTGACCTCGATCGGTGCGGTGTTGATCATGCACGATACGATGCTCGCCGCGGCATCGGCGGCGGTGATGGCGTGTTTCGCGCGAGCCGTCCTGCACGACGAGCCCCGGTGGTGGTACGTCGCTGCGGTCTGCGCGACGATTGCGCTCTACGCGAAATTTTCGGCGGTCATCCTCGCTCCGGCCGTGCTGATCGCGGCGATCGCGTGCGGTCGCACCGCCCACGTGCTGCGTCGCCCGCATGCGTATCTCGCCGCTCTGGGGGTTGCGATTCTCTTCGTCCCGGCGCTCGCGTGGAACGCGCAACACGACTGGGTCGCGTACCTCGCGGTGACCAAGCTGTCGACCAACGCCGCGTTCACGCTCGCCGATCGTGTCGCGTCGCTCGGGGATTTTCTCGCGTCGCAGGTCGCCCTTGTCACGCCGATCGTGTTCGGATGGACCGCCTACGCCATCTGGCTCGCGCTGCGCGGAAACGACCCGGGGCGGCGTTTTCTTGCGGGCTTCGCGGCGACGCTCTTCGGGTATTTCGTCTTGCAGTCCCTTCGCGCGAAGGTGCAGGGCAACTGGGCCGCGCTCGCGTACCTGCCCGGCGCGCTGCTGGCGGCCGACGCGATGATCGATCTGTGGGAGCGCGCGCGCCCGAGAAAATGGGCTGTCGCGGCGGTCGCCCTCGCCGCGGTCACGACCATTCTCATCCACGTTCACGCCCTCACGCCGTTTCTGCCGATTCCGCCGAGCGCTGACATCACGGCGCAGTCGCGCGGATGGAAGGACCTTGCGACGCGCGTCGAGGCGGATGCGCGCTCCGGTGCGGCACGCACCGCTGTTCTCGCACGGCGTTATCAGGTCGCCTCGGAGCTGCGTTTCTACCTGCCCGCGGACATCGACGTCTATTGCGCCTCCTACGCGAGTCGCGGCACGCAGTTCGACATCTGGCAGAGTTTCGACGAGCTCATCGGGCGCGACGTCATCTACGTGGACTATCAGGGCCGCGCGGCGAAACTCTTCCTCCACTTCGACGGCGCCGAGGATTTGCCCGCGCAAGTGATGGGCTCTGCCGATCGCAAGCTCAACCTCTGGCGACTTCGTTCGTTTGACGTCGAGGGTCCATTGCGCGGATATTTCGCGCGGCCCTTCGCGGACGCCGTGGAGCGGCTGCGTCGTCGCATCGACGAGGGGAAGGGATAAGACGTGCTCGCGCTCCTCTACCGAATCGTGACCGGAGTTGTCGCGATCATCGCGTTGCCTTTCGCGGCGTTGGTCGTCGCGACGCGCGGGAGCTGGCGCAAGGGATTTTGCGAGCGGCTCGGGTTCGTGCCGCGCTGCGGGAGGCGCGATCGGGTTCTCGTCCACATGGCGAGCGTCGGCGAGGTCATCACGGCGGCGGGACTGGTCGCCTCACTCTCGAAGCGCCTCGGCGACCAGCGGCTCGTTCTCTCGTGCCTCACGCCGACGGGGTACGACGAATTGCGTCGGCGATTCCCGGATCTCGAAACGCGGTTCTTTCCGGCCGAGGGCGGCTGCATTCCCACCCGCTGGCTTTCGCGGCTGGGAATCTCTCGCGCCATCTTGCTGGAAACCGAACTGTGGCCGGGATTTCTGCTCGCGGCGCGCCGCATGGGCATTTCGGTCGCAATGGTCAACGGGCGAATCTCGGATCGCAGCTTTGGACGTTTCCGTGCCGCGCGAATTGTCTTGAAGCCCTTGCTGCGCGCCTACTCGCTCGCCCTCACGCAAAACGAGTTGTACGCGGAGCGCCTTCGCGCGATCGGCATGCCGTCTAAGCGGTGCTTGGTGACCGGCAACCTGAAGTTCGAGCCGCCACCTGTCGCGGAGACGCCCGTTGAACTCGCGGAAGCTCTGCAAGCGTTCATCGCCGATCGCCGTGCAATCGTCTTCGCCAGCACACATCCGGGTGAGGAGGAGATCGCCATGGACGTGCTCGCTCGGATTCGCCGCGAGGAGGCGGACGTCGTCGGGATCTTCGCGCCGCGCCATCGCGAACGGTTCGACGACGTGTGGAATCTGCTCGCGAGGCTCGATCCGTCCGGTGCACGACGATCCGCGATGCCGGACGATGCGGCGAGCCGCTCCTGGCTCCTGCTCGACACGCACGGCGAACTCGCGCATGTGTACGCGTTTGCGCGCGGGGCGTTCATGGGTGGATCGCTCGTGGCGGTCGGCGGGCACAACATGCTCGAGGCGGCGCGGGCGGGCACGCCCGTGGCGACGGGTCCGCACATGCGGAACTTTGCGCGCGAGATGGAACTGCTCGAAGGCGCGGGCGCGGCGGCGCGCGCGGCGAACGGCGCGGAATTGACGGAGGTTTTGCTTCGGTGGCTACGTCGGCCGGATGATGCGGCGAGGGCGGGTGAGGCCGGTCGTCGGGCGGTCGAGACTGCGCGCGGGTCTTTGGCCCTCACGATGTCACATCTGGAGGCGGCGGGCTTCCTCGGCGAAACTCCGGGCCGAACCGAAGTGAATCACCCCTGAAACCAATGTCCGACGCGCAGTTCGCCAAGGCGGAAAAAGAGTTCTTCGATCGCACCTTCGCGATGAATCCCCTCCTGGCGTCGTATCTGGGCCTGAGCGAGCCTTATAATCGGCTCATGCCGGACGGTGGGCCCCAGGCCGTGCGCGAGAGCGTCGTCGTTCTCAAGGAATATCTGGATTCGGCGAACGCGCTCGACGACCGAGGGCTGTCACCCTCGCGCGCGATCGACAAGGCGGTGATCCGGTACGCGTACGATCTCGCCCGATTCGCGATGGATGATCAGAGGTCGGGTCGCATGAATCCCGACGCCCTCGGTGACTTTCTCGCGGTGTGCTTTCTGACGATCGCTCGCGACGACGCTCCGCCGGCTGAGCGACTGGCGCCGCTGGCCGCTCGGCTGTGGGAACTGCCCGTCTATCTCGAACAGTTTCGCGGTCGAATCGGGGGCGAGCGAATCGCCGTACCGCTATTCGAGGCCGCCGTGGAGACCGCGCGCGCGGCTCCCGGGTTCTTGATGGAGTTGTGCGCGTACGCGGGATCGACCGAGGCGCGTGCCGCCGAGATCTTTGAGCGGTCGTGCCGCAAGGCGACGTCGGCGGTCGAGACGCACCTCCAATGGCTCCACTCGCTCGCCTCGCGGGCGTCGGGCGACGGCGCCATCGGTCGCGACCGATTCAACGAGCTCATCAGCATTCGCCGACTGGGGCTGGACGTCCCGGATATCCTCGACCTCGCGCAGGGTGCGCTTGATCGCGGCAAATCGCGCCTTGCGCAGACGTCGCGAGAACTCGCATCCGGGCTCGGGCCCGCCGATCCGCGCATGCGGCTCCATGACGGCGGGGCGGCCGGGTTTGAGGGTGTGCTCGCCACGGTGCGTCGCCGGGTCGCCGAGGCGCGTCAGTTCGTCGTGGACGAGGACCTCGTCCACATCCCGGACGGCGATGCGGTGGAGGTTGTCGAGACGCCGACGTTCCTGCGCGCGTTCATTCCCTTCGCCGCCGTCTTTCCGCCCGGAAAATTCGATCGAGTGCGTCGCGGTGTATGCATGGTGACGCGACCGCCGGACGATGCGACCCTCGCCGCGCGGTTCTCCGACGGCGAGATCACGAATCTCGTCGCGCACGAGACGTACCCCGGTCACTTTCTCCAGTCGTTCGTCACGGGGTTCGGGTCGAAAACGCGCTGGCTCGTGCAGGCGCCCGAGACCGTGGAAGGGTGGGCGCACTACGCGGAGCAGTTGATGCTGGACCGAGGCTTCCACGATACGGCGGCGGCGCGGCACGCGCAGGCGCGAGCGACGGTCTGGCGGGCGGCGCGAGTGGTCATGGATGTGCGGCTCGCGTGCGGGGAGTGGAGCGACGAAGAGGCGGCGGCGTACATGGCGCGCGAAGCGTCGCTCGATGCCGAAGGGGCGCGGTCCGAAGTGCGCCGCGCGCGACTCCAGCCGGGCCGGCTCCTGTCGTATCTCGTCGGCAAGTGGCTGATCGCGCGGCTTCGCGTCGAGTGTCGTGAGAGTTTGGGAGATCGGTTTTTCGAGCGCGCCTTCCACGACGCCATTTGCGCCAACGGCTATCTTCCCCACGCGCTGCTTCGGCCGGCGACCTTGGATGCGCTCGGGATTCCCGGCGCGTGATCCCGGTCATGTTGAGAGCGAAAAGTCCCGCAAAGTGTCGATTTCCCGTGCAATTCGGCCTGCATCCGGTGTGCGGGGTCACTAGGAAAACCGGGGACCTTTGACTATCATGGTCAAATTCGATTGGTTTCGTCCCCCGGGCGCGCACGCCGCGCCGGACGAGGGTTGCCGGGAGCCATGGCGCGATGAACATCCTGATGCTCCATCCGCACGACATCTACTCGAACTCCGAGCCGTGGACGGTTCGCGTCACCTATCTCGCCACCGAGTTCGTCAAGCGCGGCCACAACGTGCGGTTGCTGTATCACCTGATCGACCCGCGCATGAGCCTCGAAGAGGCGACGGCCCGCCAGGAATTCCCGTTCACGACCATTCCCTCGTACCGCTTTCAAATGGCGCTCGTCGGCAAGATGAAATTCGTCACCGAACTCGCCCGGTGGGCCGACGTCATCCACTTCCAGAAATGCTTTCCGCACGTGTCGATCCCCGCGCTTTGGGCCGGATATCGGCTCGGCAAACCCGTGCATTACGACTGGGACGACTGGGAGTGGGGGATCTACAACTACAATCCGATGAACCGCCTCGTCGGCACCGGCATCCGCGTCTTCGAACGCATGCTGCCTCGCCTGTGCGATTCGGTGAGCGTCGCGTCCGAAGCGCTACGGCGAATGGCGATGGAGCTCGGCGTGCCGGACAATCGCCTGTTCGACGGGCACGTCGGCGGCGACCTCGAGCGCTTCAAGCCCGATAACGACGGCACCCGCGTGCGCGCGGAACACCACATCGAGGGGCCGACGGTCCTTTATCTCGGCCAGCTCCACGGCGCGCAGTACCTCGAACTCTTTCTGCAAGCGGTGAAAATCGTCGTCGACAGCGGACGCACGCCGAATTTCCTGGTGGTCGGCGGCGGCGAGCGGTTCGGCGAACTTTTCCAGCTTGCCGAGACGATCGGCGTGGGTCACCAGGTGATCTTCACCGGGGCGGTGGATCACGACGTGGTGCCCGAGTACGTCGCCGCGGCGGACGTGGCCGTCGCGTGCTTCGCCGACACGGCGCAGGTGGCGACGAAATCCCCGCTGAAAGTCTGCGAATACCTGGCGGCGGGCAAGGCGATCGTCGCGAGCCGCGTCGGCGAGGTGCCGCGCATGATCGGCGACGCGGGGATTCTGGTTCCGCCCGGCGATCCGGCCGCGCTGGCCGAAGGCATCATTCGCCTGCTCGACGACGAGGATCTGCGCAAACGGCTGTCGGCCAAGGCCCGGCGGCGCGCCGAGGACGAATTCAACTGGGGCGCGACCGCGCAGAATTTGTTGACCGCCTACGAGATGATTCTCGACGAATCGCGATGGCTGAACTGGAAGATCGAAAAGGGTCAGGCGCGCACTCCGTTCTTTGTGCAGCCCTCCGGGCCGCCCCGGCCGATCTCGAAAAGCAAATACCTGACGCCGAAGCCCGCGGAAAAGCCGTTGACGCGTTCGGCGACGCCGGCGGCGCCGATGCCGGACGTGAATGTCTCCGCGCCGTCGCCCGTCACCGGGGGATCGCCCGGCACGAACGGCCACGGAGTCCACGCCGCGCCCGAACCGGGTTTTTCGCGCGTGCAGTTCATTTCCGGCGCATCGTCCGTGAGCGCCCAGGGCGGACTCCAGACCGTCGTTGCCGCGTCCCCGGTGGCGATCCCCGAGGACGCGCCCTTCGCCGAGCCCCGGCGGCTGCCGGGCACGCACGAGCGCTCGAACGGAAACGGCAACGGTCACGGGACGAACGGCCTCGCG
This genomic window from Deltaproteobacteria bacterium contains:
- a CDS encoding ABC transporter ATP-binding protein, with the translated sequence MLRNLWNRYYEKNREEVDDFRRLSRYFWPFRYHVAGSMACALFVSGVNGATAYLIQPVMDRVFTDKDYSILVVMCWVVMILYIAKSLFRFLQNYLIRASGERVVRDVRSQLYRHFQYLDVAYYSDTNVGVMMSRITNDVNMIQRAVAHLVSLFREPLSIISLVFVAFYMFWQGALVVFVLFPLVVWPIAAFGKRTRKWVRRGQERMGEMNSILKENFSGVRVIKAFGMEEYEIRRFERENERVLTANMKTMIFDEASNPTIEALGAFGAAGVLFVGGYLVIHGSMSVGELMSFLASLGLAYEPLKKINKMYLNFQAALAAAARVFEVIDRTPTIVDRPGAVEIDDVREGVRFEGVRFRYREEGPDVLCGIDLDVPVGQMIALVGSSGSGKTTFVNLLPRFWEPTGGRIVIDGRDIADVTLVSLRKQIGMVTQETFLFADSVKANIAYGHEDLDMDRVIDAAKAAFAHDFITQAPQGYDSPIGELGVKLSGGQRQRLAIARAIYKNAPVLILDEATSSLDTESEREVQAALERLLVGRTSFVIAHRLSTIQRADRILVLSSGRIVEDGRHQDLLTAGGEYARLYHLQFEDRSGNGE
- a CDS encoding glycosyltransferase family 39 protein, encoding MTRPGRTLALTLGALTIVRLALIGRTDLIPDEAYYAIWADRLAAGYWDQPGGIAWWNALVMELLGRGATSLRIGAVVLSVVTSVFVYDLGRVTLGDAKRAMLGVLLLQALPLTSIGAVLIMHDTMLAAASAAVMACFARAVLHDEPRWWYVAAVCATIALYAKFSAVILAPAVLIAAIACGRTAHVLRRPHAYLAALGVAILFVPALAWNAQHDWVAYLAVTKLSTNAAFTLADRVASLGDFLASQVALVTPIVFGWTAYAIWLALRGNDPGRRFLAGFAATLFGYFVLQSLRAKVQGNWAALAYLPGALLAADAMIDLWERARPRKWAVAAVALAAVTTILIHVHALTPFLPIPPSADITAQSRGWKDLATRVEADARSGAARTAVLARRYQVASELRFYLPADIDVYCASYASRGTQFDIWQSFDELIGRDVIYVDYQGRAAKLFLHFDGAEDLPAQVMGSADRKLNLWRLRSFDVEGPLRGYFARPFADAVERLRRRIDEGKG
- a CDS encoding DUF885 domain-containing protein, with product MSDAQFAKAEKEFFDRTFAMNPLLASYLGLSEPYNRLMPDGGPQAVRESVVVLKEYLDSANALDDRGLSPSRAIDKAVIRYAYDLARFAMDDQRSGRMNPDALGDFLAVCFLTIARDDAPPAERLAPLAARLWELPVYLEQFRGRIGGERIAVPLFEAAVETARAAPGFLMELCAYAGSTEARAAEIFERSCRKATSAVETHLQWLHSLASRASGDGAIGRDRFNELISIRRLGLDVPDILDLAQGALDRGKSRLAQTSRELASGLGPADPRMRLHDGGAAGFEGVLATVRRRVAEARQFVVDEDLVHIPDGDAVEVVETPTFLRAFIPFAAVFPPGKFDRVRRGVCMVTRPPDDATLAARFSDGEITNLVAHETYPGHFLQSFVTGFGSKTRWLVQAPETVEGWAHYAEQLMLDRGFHDTAAARHAQARATVWRAARVVMDVRLACGEWSDEEAAAYMAREASLDAEGARSEVRRARLQPGRLLSYLVGKWLIARLRVECRESLGDRFFERAFHDAICANGYLPHALLRPATLDALGIPGA
- a CDS encoding glycosyltransferase, translated to MNILMLHPHDIYSNSEPWTVRVTYLATEFVKRGHNVRLLYHLIDPRMSLEEATARQEFPFTTIPSYRFQMALVGKMKFVTELARWADVIHFQKCFPHVSIPALWAGYRLGKPVHYDWDDWEWGIYNYNPMNRLVGTGIRVFERMLPRLCDSVSVASEALRRMAMELGVPDNRLFDGHVGGDLERFKPDNDGTRVRAEHHIEGPTVLYLGQLHGAQYLELFLQAVKIVVDSGRTPNFLVVGGGERFGELFQLAETIGVGHQVIFTGAVDHDVVPEYVAAADVAVACFADTAQVATKSPLKVCEYLAAGKAIVASRVGEVPRMIGDAGILVPPGDPAALAEGIIRLLDDEDLRKRLSAKARRRAEDEFNWGATAQNLLTAYEMILDESRWLNWKIEKGQARTPFFVQPSGPPRPISKSKYLTPKPAEKPLTRSATPAAPMPDVNVSAPSPVTGGSPGTNGHGVHAAPEPGFSRVQFISGASSVSAQGGLQTVVAASPVAIPEDAPFAEPRRLPGTHERSNGNGNGHGTNGLAKPAAVVNGKTERRPWVPNPPKPPHYRLGPLSPLRRFVEGNLDIAGVLDGRVAFVGPHTVQFDPTDTCPHDCIACWCRSPLLVDKTMPVEEQKQRLDFDVLCDVLDDLVRMGTKEIYIAGGGEPMAYPKILPLCERIKEKGLICNINTSFLNVGKKVAHELARMKVDFMTVSVWAASPETYVLTHPNKTEESYWDLRESLTYLNEVKDTVPFIKTYNVLTNLNFHEFKAMVDFAIDTKSESVEFTVVDTMPGRTDSLLLNGEQQRWLYEEALRVRRWIVDDEKEARVQLYLYDQFLRRVSGEHTTVGEHDRLVIDSMPCTVGWSFSRLLANGNVNGCLKSHRIPHGTVHERRFQDIWTGRHQVEFRKKTNVFTKSDPWFSNIGNDPDAKCGCYKSCDDLGRNEHLWGRMQAMPWYKLAVLKAAQLYLRATGQYLKPFSV